The Nitrosococcus watsonii C-113 genome includes the window GGGAAACTTTTGATCGGTATCGCTCCAGACATAGAAATTCCGTTTGGCTGATCCGGGAGGCGCTCTCCGGGCAGCCTGAAACCAGGGATGTTGATCCGAGGTATGATTGATAACCAACTCGGTAATGACCTTAAGGCCACGGCGGTGGGCTTCCCGCACAAAATGTCTAACATCCCTGCGAGTCCCATAATCCGGATAGATATTACGGTAATCCGCAATATCATAGCCATCATCCCGCAAAGGAGAAGGATAAAAAGGCAGTAACCAGATGGTGTTTACGCCCAAATCTTGGATATAGTCTAGCTTCTGAGTAAGGCCCCGGAAATCTCCCGTACCATCATTATTACTATCAAAAAAAGCCCTAACGTGGAGTTGGTAAATAATGGCATCTTTGTACCAGAGCGGATCATTTTGCCAGGCTAATTCTTCCTCCCGTGGCTTCATAGGCACTCCATGGCTACATATAAAGAATCGAAATCTTGCTCTGTCCGTACCCGGCGCCGCAAGCAGAAAATATGGGCAGGAACGCGGGCGGGATCAAGTTCTACGTAATTACGCGGGCCATGCCACAGGTAATGGGTATCGCTAAGTAAATCATGGACCTGATAAGAAAGATGGGGCTCGATCCCCAAGTCCTCCAATGGCAATTCGACCCAACCAGACTGGGTATAATGGATATCTAAATTCACCACCACCAAAATGATATCAGCCAGATTTGCAGCCCATTTGCCATAACAAATTATTTGCTCATTATCTACCGGATAAAAATGCAGATTTCCATCAAACTGTAAAGCAAGATGGTTTCTACGGATTTGGTTCACTTGGGCGATAAAATCCTTGAGGCTGTCGTCCCTGTTAATATCCCAATGTCGGAGTTGATATTTTTCAGAGTTAAGATATTCTTCACTGCCTGGGTTGCGAGGCCTATTTTCCATTAACTCATAAGCAGGCCCATAAATACCATAGCTAGCTCCTAAAGTAGCTGCCAGAACCAAACGGATCATAAAAGCTGGCCGCCCTCCAAATTGGAGATATTCCGTCAGGATATCCGGTGTGTTAGGCCACAGGTTAGGACGGAAATATTCCCGCACCTCTGTTTGGGTAAGTTCGGTAAAGTATTCTGTTAGCTCCTGCTTAGTATTGCGCCAAGGGAAATAATTGTAGGACTGGGTGAACCCCAGTTTAGCAAGGCGGTACATAACATTAGGGCGGGTAAAAGCTTCAGATAAAAAAAGTGTGTCCGGCTGGACTTTTTTCACTTCCGCAATCAACCATTCCCAAAAAGGGAAAGGCTTGGTATGGGGGTTATCGACTCTAAAGATATATACTCCTTGCTCAAGCCAGAACAGAAACACACTTTTTAGTTCCTCCCACAGAGACTGCCACTCATCGGTCTCAAAATAAAAGGGATAAATATCCTCATATTTTTTAGGGGGGTTCTCCGCGTATTGCACGGTGTTATCCGGCCGCCAGCGGAACCATTCTGGATGCGCCTTAATATAAGGGTGATCAGGCGCGCATTGGAAAGCGATATCCAAAGCTACTTCGATACCAAATTCTCGCGCCTTGGCCACAAAGCGCCGGAAATCTTCCAAAGTCCCTAATTGGGGGTGAATTGACTTATGTCCCTCCTCTTCTGCCCCAATAGCCCAAGGACTACCCGGATCCTCGGGGGCAGCCGTTAGCGCATTATTCCTACCCTTGCGATTAATGCGCCCAATGGGATGGATAGGAGGCAGATAGAGCACATCAAAACCCATGGCGGCGATGTAAGGCAGACGGTCCTCACAGCTCTTGAAATTACCATGCTGGCTCGCTTGTGCCGCACACGCGCGAGGAAACATCTCATACCAGGCGCTAAACCGGGCCCGAGATCTATCTACCACTACGATCAATTCTTTATCATAGCAGGTGGAAAAACGCCGATCAGGGTAGTGGGCCATCAATAAGGCGGTCTCCTCGCTTAAGGCAATAGCTAATCTATCCCTAAGTTCGCCTTTATCCTCTAGCAACCTAGCCCCATCTTTTAGTCTTTGAGCATCTTCCCCCTCGGCCCGCCTAGCCGCAGCTTCCAACCATTGAGCTCCTACTTGAAGCTGAAGGGCAATATCCTCTGGCTGAATGCGTTTGGCTAAATCTTGCCGCCAGGATTTAAAGTGATCCACCCAAGCAATTAGGGTATAACGATAACATCCTACTGCGGTGACTTTGAATCCTCCCCGCCACCGATCATTGCCCAAGGGTTGCATCGGCACCTCATTCCAAGAAGAGGCATCTTCCCTGCGGTACCGCAGAACGCAGCTCACCGCATCATGGCCATCGGTGAACACATTGGCTTCCACCACTACAGTTTCACCCACCGTTCGTTTGATGGCAAAACGACCGCCATCAATCTCGGGTTTGACCTGTTCTATGATTGCCCGTTTTCTACCGTCTTCCCCCTGCATGGCGAATACTCCCCTATCCCTAAACCATCTCTGAAAGAAAGAAGGGAGATGCCATCGCTTTTTCCCAAGTCTAGTGTTACTCACTCCTGTCGCTAGTCCAATTCTTCATTTTTTAGAAAATAGATCACTTGGTGGTAGCATAATCCATATCGACGAATTTAATTTATCTCCTAGAGCTTATCCTCGCTAATTTCTAGTTTTCTCATGTAGAAACCACCCGTACAGCCGAGCTTAAAATGATACTAGGGACAAGCTGGGCAGAGTAGGTTTCATGGCGCTTCGGACGATAATGCTCAACTCAGGAAGACCCGCATCTAACGCTTGATAGCGGCGAGGAGATAGCTCTAGCATAGGCTGTTTGCCGAAACATGTACGCCTTCATGCCCTAGCACGATACCCTCCCGCCTTTGAAAACAGAGAACAGACAGCCCCTTGATCGCCTAGTGGACCCTCACCATAGAGAATAAAATTTTTGCTTACCTTTCGATTAATTTAATCTCAAATAATCTGGGCCAATACTTTCCCGTTACGAATAATCGCTCCTGCTTATCATCATAGGCGATTCCATTCAGGACACCAGCAGATGAAGTCGCCCCCTCTTCGCCCAGCAACCCCTCGAGGTTGATCCAGCCTTTCACCTGGCCCGTCTCGGGAGAAATTCTTACAATATAATGGGTCAACCAGACATTGGCGTAAATGTCCCCCTTAACATATTCTAGCTCATTAAGGTTAGCAATAAATTCATCCTTATCGTGTACTTGAATTTGCTTTACCCGCTGAAACGTCTCTGCATTCAAGAAAGAAAGAGTCGAGCTGCCGTTGCTCATAATAAGATGACGATCATCATGGGTGAGACCCCAACCTTCGGTAGAGTAAAAAAATTTGCAAAGGACATTAAAGGTCCTTTTATCGTAAACAAACCCTAACCTTCCTTGCCACGTCAGCTGGATAAGTTTGTCTTGCCAAAGAGCTAGTCCTTCGCCAAAATAGCGGGCTGGTAAAGAATGCTCTTGTAATATACTTCCCGTCTCTAACTCTACTTTTCTTAATGTCGATCTGCCCCACTTCCCTGTACTTTCATAAAGAAATCCTCCGTCAAAAATTAATCCTTGCGTGAAGGCTTCCGGATCATGGGGATAGCTATTAATAATTTGGTAATCATAGAGGAGCGAAGTTGGGTTCCGAAATATCTTTGTTTTGCTCGGTTCTAAAAAATGGGCGCTCTGATTTACGGCCATTCCAGCCTGAAGATATTCGGCCCTTGGGGCAAATTCTATTGCCACTAACCATAGCACCCAAAAAACAAGCCCCCTATATAATTCACGACTGAAAATCACTGCTTTTCCAGTTAAGCCCCTTCGATACAGGAAGTACTATTCGTTTTAGCTTTTATGAAGCTCACTTCTTTATGAGTCCGTCTTGGATAATGGCTAATCTCTACCTCATCCCATAAAATTACTAACATTTTAGGCTTACTAGAGGTAATCAGGCATTCTCTTTTTATAGTTGTGATGAAGGCGGGGTTTTCCATTGCATACGGCTCTATAAGGGTTAGCATAAAAAGTTTATTTGCGCGAGTCTTCGCTATTAAAAGCTTAGCTTTTTATCTATGCCTTGGATCAAAGTCCATGCCAAAATATAGGATATAACTGTTTTTTAAAGATTATTTCTATTAAAATTGATAATAAACAGAAAATTACCTATTGTTTCTGTATCATTGAGTTAACAAAATAAAAATAAAGAGGACTCCTGATACCAGGAAGCGTTAATAAACAGGGATAAGAAGTTAATTGCTGGAAATTGTATCAATTTTTTAACAACAATAACTAGAATAAGCTTTAAAAGGTTACTCTCACCGCAACCGCCGAAACCATCATGGGACAAGGCACTTGAGCATGATGGAAAACCTAAGATAGCGGTTAACCGGCAAGATCAAAACGAAAAATACGGAGGCAAACATGGAACCAGGTGGACAACGCTCCCTGCCCCGGCCAGTCTATATTGTCGATGGCACTCGGACTCCCTTCCTTAAAGCCCGAGGGAAACCCGGTCCCTTTACCGCAACTGACCTAGCGGTCGCTGCAGGCCGTCCATTGCTCGCCCGCCAGCCCTTTGAGCCCGAGGCGTTGAGCGAAGTTATCCTAGGTTGTGTCATGCCTGGTCCAGATGAGGCCAACATTGCCCGGGTGGCTGCCTTACGCCTAGGTATTCAGGAGCATATCCCTGCCTGGACCGTGCAACGTAATTGTGCCTCGGGCATGCAGGCGCTCGACTGCGCGGCCCTGGACATCGCCAATGGTCGTGCGAGCCTAGTACTGGCTGGCGGGGTAGAAGCCATGAGCCACGCGCCGGTACTGTTAAGCCGTCCCTTAGTGGATTGGCTAGGAGATTGGAATCGAGCCCGTAATATCAAATCTCGTTTACGCCTACTGGGGCGTTTACGCCCCTATCACCTGCGTCCTATTATGGGTCTATTACGGGGATTAACGGATCCCGTGGTGGGGCTTTCCATGGGACAAACGGCGGAAGTCCTTGCCAGTCGCTTCGCCATCGACCGCCAGACCATGGATGCTTATGCTCTTGCAAGCCATCAGCGCTTGGCTCACGCTCAGGACAGCGGCTGGCTAAGCGAAGTGATTCCACTGTTCGCCACCAATGGCCAGTTTTTTGAACACGACGACGGGCTACGCCGAGACACCTCGATGGCCCAGCTCAGCAAGCTCAAACCGGTTTTTGACCGTCCCTACGGCCTGGTAACTGCCGGCAATAGCGCCCAAGTCACAGACGGCGCTTGTTGGCTGCTGTTGGCTTCGGAGCAAGCGGTTACCCAACATCAACTTCCAGTAATAGGGCGCATTGTAGATAGCCAATGGGCCGCATTAGATCCTGCCCAGATGGGGCTAGGTCCTGTGCATGCCACAACCCCGTTGCTGCAACGCCATCAACTCAGCCTCAATGACCTGGATGCCTGGGAATTAAACGAAGCCTTTGCGGCCCAGGTTCTAGCCTGTTTGGCAGCTTGGCAAGATTCAGACTACTGCCGCGATGAACTTGGTTTGAAAGAAACCCTCGGCGAATTGGATCGAAAACGGCTCAATGTAGATGGAGGAGCTGTTGCTCTGGGCCATCCAGTCGGTGCTAGCGGGGCCCGCATTGTCCTGCACTTGCTGCATGTCTTGAAACGCCTCAATGGCCAGCGCGGTATCGCCACCATTTGCATTGGCGGAGGCCAAGGTGGTGCTATGCTATTAGAAAGGGGGTAAGCTAATGAATAACAATAATGATTGGTACACGGAAAAAGATACCGATGGCATTGTCTGGCTACGCCTTAATCAAAGTGGAACAAAGACTAACGTATTGTCCAAATCCGTACTAGAAGCACTAGATAGGCACTTAGTCCAATTAGCTACGGAAAATCCTAAGGGCCTCGTCATCCTTTCCGATAAGAAGCAAGGCTTTATTGCCGGAGCGGATGTCACCGAATTTACCGCGCTTCGTAAGGCAACCGAAGCTCGAGCATGGATTCAGCGGGTCCATGAAATCTTTAATCGCTTGGCCAATCTTCCTTTTCCCACCGTTGCTGTTATCCATGGCTATTGCCTCGGTGGCGGGCTAGAGCTAGCCCTTGCTTGTCGCTACCGGGTAGCAGCCAATAATCCTGAGACTCAACTCGGGCTGCCTGAAGTCAAGCTTGGAATCCATCCCGGTTATGGCGGCACCGTACGCCTACCACGACTCATCGGTACCCTTCCCGCCCTTGAGATGATGCTGAAGGGGCGCAGCCTCAATACTCGTGCCGCAGCACGTCTGGGACTGATTGATCAAGCCGTCCCCTCTCGCCACCTTCAGCGGGCCGCCCGTGCCTTTATAGAAAAATCGCCCCCTCCCCACTGTCCCCCTTTCTGGCAACGTCTGATAGGTCAGCCGCCAATGCGGCGACTCGTCACCAAAATATTACGCTCCCGACTTGAAAAACGAGTCAACTCAAGGCACTATCCCGCCCCTTTCGCTTTATTGGAGCTATGGGAAAAGCAAGAAGGCACCACCGAGCAGCGCCTGGCGCTCGAGGCCGAATCCCTTACCGCCCTTCTCATCAGCGAAACAACTAACAACCTCATTCGGGTTTTCCTGCTCCAACAACGGCTTAAATCCCTGGGGAAACAAGGTATCTTTAAGCCTGAACGGGTCCATGTGATAGGGGCTGGCACCATGGGGGGTGATATTGCCACCTGGTGCGCCTTAAAAAACCTTCGTGTTAGCCTCCAGGATCGATCCCCCGAGCATATTGCTCCAGCCATTAAGCGAGCCCATGGATTATTCAAGAAACGTCTCAAAGACCAGCGTCCAATCCAAGCCGCCATGGATCGGCTAATGCCCGATCCGAGAGGAGAGGGACTCGCTAAAGCCGATGTATTGATTGAAGCTATCTTCGAGAATATAGAAGCCAAACAAGCCTTATTTCAGGCTATCGAACCTAGGCTAAAAGCGGAGACCTTACTGGCCACCAATACTTCCAGTATTCCCTTAGAAACTTTGGCTGAAAGCTTGTCTCAACCAGAACGGTTGGTAGGACTTCATTTCTTTAATCCCGTTGCCAAAATGCAGTTGGTCGAAGTAGTAAAAGGAGAGGCAACGACAGCCGGAGAGATGGAGCAAGCCGCAGCTTTTACCCGCCAGATCGGCCGTCTCCCCTTGCCGGTAAAAAGCCTGCCAGGATTTTTGGTTAATCGTGTACTTACCCCCTACCTCCTAGAAGCCACGCGGTTACTCAGCGAAGGCGTTCCCGGCCCAGTCATCGATCAAGCTGCTATCGATTTTGGCATGCCCATGGGCCCCATCGAACTAGCAGATACGGTGGGCCTTGATATCTGCCTCTCAGTGGCCGAAAGATTAACCCCCTCTGAGCAAATACCCGAAGAGCTGAAACTCAAAATTCAACAAGGTCAGCTTGGCAAAAAAAGCGGGAACGGATTTTACAGATACCAAAGAGGAAAACCGGTAAAGCCCCAACCTCCGCAGGAATACCAAGCTCCTGGAGATCTTACCGACCGCTTAATTCTCTCTATGATCAACGAAGCCGTCTCCTCCCTCCATGACCGGGTTGTGGAAGATGCCGATTTGCTCGACGCCGGTATGATCTTTGGCATTGGTTTTGCCCCTTTTCGGGGAGGCCCCCTCCACTATGTGCGCACTCAAGGAGTGAAGACAATGCGGCAACGGCTGCAGGCGTTGGAAGCCCAATATGGAACCCGGTTTACCCCCAGCGCAGGATGGCAGGCATTATAAATTATGGAGGAAACCCATCTTAACCACATTATCTCTCCAGAGACGGCGGGTACCCTGTCCGGGTTGTTCCAGGAACGGGTACGGCGTACCCCTAACGCTGTTGCCTATCAACATTTCGATACCACCCAGAAGGCGTGGCAAAAAACCACTTGGGCCGAGATGGCAACCGAGGTCGCCCGTTGGCAAGCGGCGCTCTCCGAAGAGGAGCTGAATCCGGGGGATCGAGTTGCCCTCATGCTCCGCAATAGCCGGGAATGGGTATTCTTTGAACAGGCTGCCCTAGGTCTGGGATTGGTGGTGGTACCCCTCTATATCAATGATCGCCCCGACAATGCCCGCTATATTTTAAAAAACTCTGAAGTCAAACTGCTGTTAATAGAAGGATATCAGCAATGGCAGGAAATAAAGCAATGGTGGGCGTTGCGTAAACTAGCCCGCGTAATCTCATTGAGTCCTTTTGCTGAAACCCAGAGACAAAAACGCCTCAGCTACTTGCAAGAGTGGTTACCTAAAATGGCGGATAAATCCAACCCCGGACCTCGCAACCCTGATGCTCTAGCTACTATCGTCTATACTTCTGGAACGACGGGTTTACCCAAGGGCGTTATGCTAAGCCATCATAATATTCTGTGGAATGCGCACAGCAGTTTGCACAGTACGCCAGTATACGAGGATGATGTATTTCTTTCCTTCCTACCTCTTTCTCACACCCTAGAGCGCACTATCGGTTATTATCTACCCATGATGGCCGGAGCCCAGGTAGCCTATACTCGTTCCATTGCCAAGTTAGCAGAAGATTTGGCTACCGTTAAACCTACGGTCCTGGTAAGTGTTCCGCGTATTTTCGAGCGCACCCATAACCAGATCTACGATACACTTCAAGAAAAAAATCCATTGGAAAGAGCGCTATTCAGGCTTGCTGTTGCTGCTGGCTGGCGCCAATTCAATTACCAGCAAGGGCACGCTCCTTGGCATCCTCTTTGCCTTTTAAATCCCCTCCTGCAGCAAATCGTGGGTCGCCAAGTTTTAGCACAGTTCGGCGGCCGCCTTCGAATCGTCGTTTGCGGAGGTGCCCCATTAGCCTTTAATGTCGCCAAGGAATTGCTTGCGCTAGGGTTACCTCTTATTCAAGGATACGGGCTTACCGAGACAAGTCCCGTCATTAGCGTAAATCACTTGAATAATAACGATCCTAAAAGTGTCGGCACGCCCCTGCAAGATGTGGAAATCCGTATCGGTGAACATAATGAATTATTAGGGCACAGCCCTGGCGTCATGTTGGGTTACTGGAATAACCCTAAAGCAACTGCCGAAGTCATTGATGAGAAAGGCTGGCTGCATACTGGTGACCAAGCCCGTATTGAACAAGGACGTCTCTATATCACTGGACGCATTAAAGAAATCATTGTGCTAGCTACCGGCGAGAAAATCCCCCCCGGTGAAATGGAAACGGCTATCAGCACTGATTCCTTATTTGATCAAGTTATGGTTATTGGCGAAGGGAAACCCTACCTAAGCGCATTGATAGTACTGAACCCAGAACACTGGACCACGCTTGCCCAAGAATTAAACCTTGATCCTCATCAAGCACAGTCCCTCAAGCATTCTACCGTACTTGAAGAGGTACTAGGACGGATCGAGCAGCATACTCGTCAATTTCCGGGCTATGCGCGTATCCGCCGGGCCACTTTAACCCTAGAACATTGGACCACAGAAAATGGTCTTGCCACTGCAACCCTGAAAGCCCGCCGTAGCAAGGTAATCAAGCATTATCGTAATCAAATTAGCGCTTTATATGAAGGACATTAATAAATGCCATTACCACGATGTAAAGAGCCGACATTACGTATTTTAGCCCGGCCCACGGATACTAATGCCGCAGGCGATATTTTTGGCGGCTGGCTAATGTCTTGGACGGATATTGCCGGTAGTATCGTTGCTTTCCGCCGCGCCCGAGGTCGTATAGTAACTGTTGCGGTAAAAGATTTTAATTTCATCCAACCCGTTTATGTGGATGATCTAGTGAGCTTCTATGCAGAAGTTACTAAAGTAGGCAATACCTCTCTCACCGTCGAAGTCATTGTCTATGCCGAAAGAAAACGCGGGGAAGAAACCTGCGAGCAAGTTGCTTCCGCATGTCTTGTTTATGTCGCCCTTGGCAAGGATCACTGCCCAAGGCCAGTACCCGACAATGACGATTCCAAGAGTGGCTGCGGAAATTCTCCCCCGGAATAAAAGTTAAAGAATTAAAGGCTACGACGAGAAGCTGCAGGCTCTTCGAAAGCTTTATGCTCCTGCCCTTCTAGGATAGGTTTCAAGATAATCTCGACTCGCCGGTTAAGCTGCCGACCTGACGCAGTAGCGTTGCTTGCGCGAGGTTCGTTTTCTCCCCGCCCATAAATACTCAAACGCTGCGAAGGAATTCCCTGCCGTTCCAAGTATAGGGCCACATTTCCAGCACGCCGTAGCGATAAATCTAAATTGTATTTCTCCGCTCCAGTACTGTCCGTATGGCCGATCACATGGACTACTGTTTTGTTATATTTTTTCAAAACATCGGCAATTTTATCCAAGGTAGGAAGAAAAGCTGGTTTTAGAGCATCGCTGTCATGATCGAAGGAGACCTCACTAGGAATATCAAGCTTTAAGCTCTCGTCCTGCAGTCGCTGGATCTCTAACTGATGGCGGCGCCTCTCTTCAGCTAATGCGGCTTCCATTTCCCGTTGCTGATCATTCATATAACCCACGGCCGAGCCTGTTAATCCGCCAACTACCGCGCCTGCTAAGGCTCCCCAACCAGCTCCACTACCTCCATCAATAGCCGCGCCAATAGCCGCGCCGGCTGCTGCCCCGCCCGCTGTTCCCACTGCGGACCCTTTCTGCGTCTGGCTATACCGGCCATCGGTGGCGCAGCCTAACATTCCTATACCAATAGCTAAAACAAGCCATAATAGTTTACACTTTATAATTTTTTTCATCGTATTTACCTTTTTCATTCGCCAAGCACCTAGCCCTTACTTGCATCCTTTGCGAAAACGGACTAATCGCTTACGTTTTTGTTGCTGGCGTTGAGTTAAAATATTTGTTCGTCCCTCAAAAGGATTTTTTACCGTTCTAAATTCCAAGGCTATCGGCGTTCCCATCAACCCGAAAACACTACGAAAGTAATTAATTAGATAGCGCCGATAATTTGCTGACACTGCCTCTGCTTGATTGCCATGAATAATGATTTTAGGAGGATTCTGTCCTCCTTGATGGGCATAGCGAAGCTTAATCCGTCGCCCTTTCACAATTGGCGGCGGATGCTTTTCAACAGCAGCCAGCAATGCTCGGTTAAGTTCACCTGTAGGAAGTTGTGAGTTAGCTGACTGATAGGCTTCATCAATGGAAGGGAAAAGATCTCCCACACCACTGCCATGAAGAGCAGAAATAAAGTGTATCCTAGCGAAAACAAGAAAGGGTAGACGTCTATCCAAATCTTTTTTTACTCTTTGACGCTGCTCCAAGGGTAAGCCATCCCATTTATTTACCGCGATGACTACGCCCTTCCCACTCTCCAATATCACACCCGCCAAATGTAAATCTTGCTCCACCACACTATCATGGGCATCAATCACTAGGATCACAACTTGGGCTATTGCTATTGATTGGAGAGATTGAATAACACTGAATTTCTCTACCCTATCCAAGATCCTTGAGCGACGGCGTATTCCAGCCGTATCCACCAAGGTATAGTCTCTACCATGGTGACGAAAGGGGATGGAAATACTATCCCTTGTCGTCCCGGGGATTTCCGACGAGAGG containing:
- a CDS encoding maltotransferase domain-containing protein gives rise to the protein MQGEDGRKRAIIEQVKPEIDGGRFAIKRTVGETVVVEANVFTDGHDAVSCVLRYRREDASSWNEVPMQPLGNDRWRGGFKVTAVGCYRYTLIAWVDHFKSWRQDLAKRIQPEDIALQLQVGAQWLEAAARRAEGEDAQRLKDGARLLEDKGELRDRLAIALSEETALLMAHYPDRRFSTCYDKELIVVVDRSRARFSAWYEMFPRACAAQASQHGNFKSCEDRLPYIAAMGFDVLYLPPIHPIGRINRKGRNNALTAAPEDPGSPWAIGAEEEGHKSIHPQLGTLEDFRRFVAKAREFGIEVALDIAFQCAPDHPYIKAHPEWFRWRPDNTVQYAENPPKKYEDIYPFYFETDEWQSLWEELKSVFLFWLEQGVYIFRVDNPHTKPFPFWEWLIAEVKKVQPDTLFLSEAFTRPNVMYRLAKLGFTQSYNYFPWRNTKQELTEYFTELTQTEVREYFRPNLWPNTPDILTEYLQFGGRPAFMIRLVLAATLGASYGIYGPAYELMENRPRNPGSEEYLNSEKYQLRHWDINRDDSLKDFIAQVNQIRRNHLALQFDGNLHFYPVDNEQIICYGKWAANLADIILVVVNLDIHYTQSGWVELPLEDLGIEPHLSYQVHDLLSDTHYLWHGPRNYVELDPARVPAHIFCLRRRVRTEQDFDSLYVAMECL
- a CDS encoding acetyl-CoA C-acetyltransferase: MEPGGQRSLPRPVYIVDGTRTPFLKARGKPGPFTATDLAVAAGRPLLARQPFEPEALSEVILGCVMPGPDEANIARVAALRLGIQEHIPAWTVQRNCASGMQALDCAALDIANGRASLVLAGGVEAMSHAPVLLSRPLVDWLGDWNRARNIKSRLRLLGRLRPYHLRPIMGLLRGLTDPVVGLSMGQTAEVLASRFAIDRQTMDAYALASHQRLAHAQDSGWLSEVIPLFATNGQFFEHDDGLRRDTSMAQLSKLKPVFDRPYGLVTAGNSAQVTDGACWLLLASEQAVTQHQLPVIGRIVDSQWAALDPAQMGLGPVHATTPLLQRHQLSLNDLDAWELNEAFAAQVLACLAAWQDSDYCRDELGLKETLGELDRKRLNVDGGAVALGHPVGASGARIVLHLLHVLKRLNGQRGIATICIGGGQGGAMLLERG
- a CDS encoding AMP-dependent synthetase/ligase; the protein is MEETHLNHIISPETAGTLSGLFQERVRRTPNAVAYQHFDTTQKAWQKTTWAEMATEVARWQAALSEEELNPGDRVALMLRNSREWVFFEQAALGLGLVVVPLYINDRPDNARYILKNSEVKLLLIEGYQQWQEIKQWWALRKLARVISLSPFAETQRQKRLSYLQEWLPKMADKSNPGPRNPDALATIVYTSGTTGLPKGVMLSHHNILWNAHSSLHSTPVYEDDVFLSFLPLSHTLERTIGYYLPMMAGAQVAYTRSIAKLAEDLATVKPTVLVSVPRIFERTHNQIYDTLQEKNPLERALFRLAVAAGWRQFNYQQGHAPWHPLCLLNPLLQQIVGRQVLAQFGGRLRIVVCGGAPLAFNVAKELLALGLPLIQGYGLTETSPVISVNHLNNNDPKSVGTPLQDVEIRIGEHNELLGHSPGVMLGYWNNPKATAEVIDEKGWLHTGDQARIEQGRLYITGRIKEIIVLATGEKIPPGEMETAISTDSLFDQVMVIGEGKPYLSALIVLNPEHWTTLAQELNLDPHQAQSLKHSTVLEEVLGRIEQHTRQFPGYARIRRATLTLEHWTTENGLATATLKARRSKVIKHYRNQISALYEGH
- the der gene encoding ribosome biogenesis GTPase Der, with the protein product MKALVALVGRPNVGKSTLFNRLTRSRDALVADQPGVTRDRQYGLAYCGEQSFFVVDTGGIMEQESEIGSLMRGQAQLAIEEADVIFFLVDAREGLSSLDEEIAEWLRCTEKPLKLVINKAEGRDEDLVASEFYCLGLGEPAIISARQGQGVEVLLQALLTLLPVAGREESEIQAKGLQLAVIGRPNVGKSTLVNRILGEERVLSSEIPGTTRDSISIPFRHHGRDYTLVDTAGIRRRSRILDRVEKFSVIQSLQSIAIAQVVILVIDAHDSVVEQDLHLAGVILESGKGVVIAVNKWDGLPLEQRQRVKKDLDRRLPFLVFARIHFISALHGSGVGDLFPSIDEAYQSANSQLPTGELNRALLAAVEKHPPPIVKGRRIKLRYAHQGGQNPPKIIIHGNQAEAVSANYRRYLINYFRSVFGLMGTPIALEFRTVKNPFEGRTNILTQRQQQKRKRLVRFRKGCK
- a CDS encoding acyl-CoA thioesterase; protein product: MPLPRCKEPTLRILARPTDTNAAGDIFGGWLMSWTDIAGSIVAFRRARGRIVTVAVKDFNFIQPVYVDDLVSFYAEVTKVGNTSLTVEVIVYAERKRGEETCEQVASACLVYVALGKDHCPRPVPDNDDSKSGCGNSPPE
- a CDS encoding OmpA family protein — encoded protein: MKKIIKCKLLWLVLAIGIGMLGCATDGRYSQTQKGSAVGTAGGAAAGAAIGAAIDGGSGAGWGALAGAVVGGLTGSAVGYMNDQQREMEAALAEERRRHQLEIQRLQDESLKLDIPSEVSFDHDSDALKPAFLPTLDKIADVLKKYNKTVVHVIGHTDSTGAEKYNLDLSLRRAGNVALYLERQGIPSQRLSIYGRGENEPRASNATASGRQLNRRVEIILKPILEGQEHKAFEEPAASRRSL
- a CDS encoding glutaminyl-peptide cyclotransferase codes for the protein MIFSRELYRGLVFWVLWLVAIEFAPRAEYLQAGMAVNQSAHFLEPSKTKIFRNPTSLLYDYQIINSYPHDPEAFTQGLIFDGGFLYESTGKWGRSTLRKVELETGSILQEHSLPARYFGEGLALWQDKLIQLTWQGRLGFVYDKRTFNVLCKFFYSTEGWGLTHDDRHLIMSNGSSTLSFLNAETFQRVKQIQVHDKDEFIANLNELEYVKGDIYANVWLTHYIVRISPETGQVKGWINLEGLLGEEGATSSAGVLNGIAYDDKQERLFVTGKYWPRLFEIKLIER
- a CDS encoding 3-hydroxyacyl-CoA dehydrogenase NAD-binding domain-containing protein gives rise to the protein MNNNNDWYTEKDTDGIVWLRLNQSGTKTNVLSKSVLEALDRHLVQLATENPKGLVILSDKKQGFIAGADVTEFTALRKATEARAWIQRVHEIFNRLANLPFPTVAVIHGYCLGGGLELALACRYRVAANNPETQLGLPEVKLGIHPGYGGTVRLPRLIGTLPALEMMLKGRSLNTRAAARLGLIDQAVPSRHLQRAARAFIEKSPPPHCPPFWQRLIGQPPMRRLVTKILRSRLEKRVNSRHYPAPFALLELWEKQEGTTEQRLALEAESLTALLISETTNNLIRVFLLQQRLKSLGKQGIFKPERVHVIGAGTMGGDIATWCALKNLRVSLQDRSPEHIAPAIKRAHGLFKKRLKDQRPIQAAMDRLMPDPRGEGLAKADVLIEAIFENIEAKQALFQAIEPRLKAETLLATNTSSIPLETLAESLSQPERLVGLHFFNPVAKMQLVEVVKGEATTAGEMEQAAAFTRQIGRLPLPVKSLPGFLVNRVLTPYLLEATRLLSEGVPGPVIDQAAIDFGMPMGPIELADTVGLDICLSVAERLTPSEQIPEELKLKIQQGQLGKKSGNGFYRYQRGKPVKPQPPQEYQAPGDLTDRLILSMINEAVSSLHDRVVEDADLLDAGMIFGIGFAPFRGGPLHYVRTQGVKTMRQRLQALEAQYGTRFTPSAGWQAL